The Corynebacterium camporealensis genome contains a region encoding:
- a CDS encoding solute symporter family protein encodes MNTIYLAQETSAGNPLLNISVFVIFLVVTMAVVLRAGKSTKEASDFYTGGGSFSGRQNGLAISGDYLSAASFLGIVGAVALNGYDGFLYSVGFFVAWLVALMLVAEPLRNVGRFTMADVLSFRLKQKPVRVAAAIGTMFVSLFYLIAQMAGAGSLVSVLLDIHDFVWQAVVVGVVGVLMIVYVLVGGMKGTTYVQMIKAVLLVAGVVAMSVMVFIALRGGFNTLFDSAITMHAQSQEIQERGYEATDIMKPGLQYGENLTTKLDFISLGMALVLGVGGLPHVLMRFYTVPTAVEARRSVTWAIVIIGAFYLMTLILGFGAAALVGPDRILAAPGGANAAAPLLALELGGSIFMAVISAVAFATVLAVVAGLAIAASASIAHDVYHAVIRNGESTEAEQVRVSQITVVVLGIVAIILGILAMTQNVAFLVSLAFAMAASANLPTILYSLYWRRFNTAGAVASMYTGVASCLLLIFFSPAVSGTPTSMFPNADWALFPLSSPGIVSIPLAFLVGFLVPLFTKPDNMEELSAEMEVRSLTGVGVEAPVDH; translated from the coding sequence ATGAATACCATTTACTTAGCTCAAGAAACGAGCGCCGGTAACCCGCTGCTCAACATTTCTGTCTTCGTCATCTTCCTGGTTGTGACCATGGCCGTGGTGCTGCGTGCCGGTAAGTCCACCAAGGAAGCTTCTGATTTCTATACTGGCGGCGGTTCCTTCTCAGGCCGTCAAAATGGCCTGGCAATTTCCGGTGACTACCTGTCCGCCGCATCCTTCCTCGGTATCGTCGGCGCCGTCGCGCTGAATGGTTACGACGGCTTCCTGTACTCGGTTGGCTTCTTCGTCGCCTGGCTGGTTGCACTGATGCTGGTGGCAGAGCCACTGCGTAACGTCGGCCGCTTCACCATGGCAGACGTGCTGTCCTTCCGCCTGAAGCAGAAGCCAGTTCGCGTGGCTGCTGCTATCGGCACCATGTTCGTGTCGCTTTTCTACCTGATTGCACAGATGGCCGGCGCAGGTTCCCTGGTGTCCGTGCTGCTGGATATCCACGACTTCGTCTGGCAGGCAGTCGTTGTCGGCGTCGTCGGCGTTCTGATGATTGTCTACGTTCTGGTCGGCGGCATGAAGGGCACCACCTACGTGCAGATGATTAAGGCAGTTCTGCTGGTCGCCGGTGTGGTTGCCATGAGTGTCATGGTCTTCATCGCCCTGCGTGGCGGCTTCAACACCCTGTTCGACTCCGCAATCACCATGCACGCACAGTCCCAGGAGATTCAGGAGCGCGGCTACGAGGCTACGGACATCATGAAGCCGGGTCTGCAGTACGGTGAGAACCTCACCACCAAGCTGGACTTCATCTCCCTGGGTATGGCCCTGGTGCTGGGTGTTGGCGGTCTGCCACACGTTCTGATGCGCTTCTACACCGTTCCGACTGCTGTTGAGGCACGTCGTTCCGTGACCTGGGCAATCGTTATCATCGGTGCTTTCTACCTGATGACCCTGATTCTGGGCTTCGGCGCAGCCGCACTGGTTGGTCCGGACCGCATCCTGGCCGCACCTGGTGGCGCAAACGCTGCAGCACCGCTGCTGGCACTTGAGCTGGGTGGCTCCATCTTCATGGCAGTCATTTCCGCAGTCGCATTCGCAACTGTGCTGGCTGTGGTGGCTGGTCTGGCAATTGCCGCTTCCGCGTCCATTGCACACGACGTCTACCACGCAGTTATCCGTAACGGTGAGTCCACTGAGGCTGAGCAGGTTCGCGTTTCCCAGATCACCGTGGTTGTCCTGGGCATCGTCGCCATCATCCTGGGCATCCTGGCTATGACTCAGAACGTTGCCTTCCTGGTCTCCCTGGCATTCGCAATGGCTGCATCTGCAAACCTGCCGACCATCCTGTACTCCCTGTACTGGCGCCGCTTCAACACTGCTGGTGCGGTGGCGTCCATGTACACCGGCGTGGCGTCCTGCCTGCTGTTGATTTTCTTCTCCCCGGCAGTTTCTGGTACCCCGACCTCGATGTTCCCGAACGCAGACTGGGCACTGTTCCCGCTGTCCTCCCCGGGCATCGTCTCCATTCCGCTGGCATTCCTGGTTGGCTTCCTGGTTCCGCTGTTCACCAAGCCGGACAACATGGAAGAGCTTTCTGCAGAGATGGAAGTTCGTTCCCTCACCGGTGTGGGCGTGGAGGCTCCGGTCGACCACTAA
- a CDS encoding DUF485 domain-containing protein, with the protein MAGANATPQSKREPTADDFIAMRDSEQFADLRSTYRKFAFPMTVAFFVWYIVYVLAAVFAPDFMAIEVFGGWNVGFLFGLAQFATTFIITWIYVKYANKNIEPKSAAIREELEG; encoded by the coding sequence ATGGCTGGAGCAAACGCTACACCGCAATCTAAGCGTGAACCCACGGCTGATGATTTCATTGCGATGCGCGATAGCGAGCAGTTCGCAGACCTGCGTAGCACTTATCGCAAATTTGCCTTCCCGATGACTGTGGCATTCTTCGTCTGGTACATCGTGTATGTGCTTGCCGCGGTTTTCGCCCCGGATTTTATGGCAATTGAGGTGTTTGGCGGCTGGAACGTGGGCTTCCTGTTTGGTTTGGCCCAGTTCGCAACCACCTTCATTATCACCTGGATTTATGTCAAGTACGCCAATAAGAATATCGAGCCGAAGTCGGCTGCTATTCGTGAAGAGCTGGAGGGTTAA
- the serC gene encoding phosphoserine transaminase, which translates to MTQPEIALPSDLLPSDGRFGCGPSKVRPEQIDAVSAAATSIMGTSHRQPAVKDVVGSIREGLAKLYNLPEGYEIILSLGGATAFWDAATFGLIEKQSAHLTYGEFSSKFAKASSKAPWLDTPVINEYEPGSAPNPLEADFGDADVVAWAHNETSTGAMVPVRRPNPDNPDQLVLVDATSGAGGLPVDLTEADVYYFSPQKCFASDGGLWLAAMSPKALERIEKINNSDRFIPEFLNLQTAVNNSRKNQTYNTPAVATLLMLDNQIKWMNANGGLEGMVKRTTESSQILYNWASQRDETTPFVSDEAGRSLVVGTIDFDEKVDAAALAKQLRANGILDVEPYRKLGRNQLRIGMFPAIEPADIEKLTKAIDYLLDQQ; encoded by the coding sequence ATGACTCAACCTGAAATTGCTTTGCCTTCTGATCTTTTGCCTTCCGACGGACGCTTTGGTTGCGGCCCGTCCAAGGTACGTCCCGAGCAGATCGATGCGGTCTCCGCCGCAGCTACTTCCATCATGGGTACCTCCCACCGCCAGCCTGCCGTCAAGGACGTTGTCGGCTCCATCCGTGAGGGTTTGGCGAAACTGTACAACCTGCCGGAAGGCTACGAGATTATTTTGTCCCTCGGCGGCGCTACCGCTTTCTGGGATGCAGCAACCTTTGGGCTCATCGAAAAGCAGTCCGCTCACCTGACCTACGGTGAGTTTTCTTCCAAGTTTGCCAAGGCAAGCAGCAAGGCACCGTGGCTGGATACGCCAGTCATCAACGAGTACGAACCGGGCAGCGCACCGAACCCACTCGAGGCTGATTTCGGCGATGCTGATGTGGTCGCCTGGGCTCACAACGAGACCTCCACGGGCGCCATGGTGCCAGTGCGTCGCCCGAACCCGGACAACCCAGACCAGCTCGTGCTTGTCGATGCCACCTCTGGCGCCGGCGGCCTGCCAGTAGACCTGACCGAGGCGGACGTCTACTACTTCTCCCCGCAGAAGTGCTTTGCTTCCGATGGTGGTCTGTGGCTGGCTGCCATGTCGCCTAAGGCCCTGGAGCGCATCGAGAAGATCAATAACTCTGATCGCTTCATTCCGGAGTTCCTCAACCTGCAAACTGCAGTGAATAATTCTCGGAAGAACCAGACCTACAACACCCCTGCTGTCGCCACCCTGCTGATGCTGGACAACCAGATCAAGTGGATGAACGCCAACGGCGGTCTCGAGGGCATGGTCAAGCGCACCACGGAGTCCTCGCAGATTCTGTACAACTGGGCTTCCCAGCGTGACGAGACCACCCCGTTTGTCTCCGACGAGGCCGGCCGCTCCCTGGTTGTGGGCACCATTGACTTCGACGAGAAGGTTGATGCTGCCGCACTGGCCAAGCAGCTGCGCGCCAACGGCATCCTGGATGTCGAACCTTACCGCAAGCTGGGCCGTAACCAGCTGCGCATCGGTATGTTCCCGGCCATTGAGCCAGCGGACATCGAGAAGCTGACCAAGGCTATTGACTACCTGCTGGACCAGCAGTAG
- a CDS encoding aldo/keto reductase: MTTFNDDREMPLLGLGTYKLREDECIRVVREAIEIGYRHFDTATLYENEEALGKALNDAMAAGDVTRDELFITSKVWHTHHGADKVPEAFQTSMDKLGLDYLDLYLIHWPWPQGGKYVETFDKIAQMQGMGQIASIGVANFYEETLQQLIAGSGIVPVLNQVEMHPGFMQNDLREYHQEHDIISEAWAPLARGVVLNNPAIEKAAEAHNATPGQVVLAYMMDKGISVIPKSSRKERLQENFDATNLDLSAEEIEAIDGLEGQEGFGRMFNDPRDFPGDEG; encoded by the coding sequence ATGACTACTTTCAACGATGACCGTGAGATGCCCCTGCTGGGCCTGGGAACCTACAAGCTGCGCGAGGACGAATGCATCCGCGTAGTCCGCGAAGCCATTGAGATTGGCTACCGCCACTTCGACACCGCCACTTTGTATGAGAACGAAGAAGCCTTGGGCAAGGCACTCAACGACGCTATGGCAGCGGGCGATGTTACCCGCGATGAGCTGTTCATTACCTCCAAGGTCTGGCACACCCACCACGGTGCGGATAAGGTCCCGGAAGCTTTCCAGACTTCCATGGATAAACTCGGCCTGGACTACCTGGATCTGTACCTCATCCACTGGCCGTGGCCGCAGGGCGGAAAGTACGTGGAGACCTTCGACAAGATCGCGCAAATGCAAGGCATGGGCCAGATCGCCTCGATTGGCGTGGCCAACTTCTACGAAGAAACCCTGCAGCAACTCATTGCTGGCTCCGGCATCGTGCCCGTGCTCAACCAGGTAGAGATGCACCCCGGCTTCATGCAGAACGACCTGCGTGAGTACCACCAGGAACACGACATCATCTCGGAAGCCTGGGCACCACTGGCTCGCGGTGTAGTGCTTAATAACCCCGCCATCGAAAAGGCCGCCGAAGCACACAACGCCACCCCAGGCCAGGTCGTGCTCGCCTACATGATGGACAAGGGTATTTCGGTCATCCCGAAGTCCTCCCGCAAGGAACGCCTGCAGGAAAACTTCGACGCCACCAACCTGGATCTCAGCGCGGAAGAAATCGAGGCCATCGACGGCCTCGAGGGTCAAGAAGGCTTCGGCCGCATGTTCAACGACCCGCGCGACTTCCCCGGCGACGAGGGCTAA
- a CDS encoding citrate synthase yields MASENKVTLQYPGGEYEMDIKQSTEGDSGFDIGKLRNETGLVTFDPGYAATGSTESKITFINGEEGILRHRGYDIADLAENATFNEVSYLLIKGHLPNQEELSAFNDDIRHHTLLDEDFKAQFNIFPRNAHPMAVLASSVNILSTYYQDQLDPLDEKQLDKATVRLLAKVPMLAAYAYRASQGKPYMYPDNKLNARENFLRMMFGYPTEEYEVDPVVAKALDKLLILHADHEQNCSTSTVRMIGSAQANLFVSVAGGINALSGPLHGGANQAVLEMLDDIQQNNDGDATDFMNRVKNKEKGVRLMGFGHRVYKNYDPRAAIVKETAHEIIEHLGGDPMLDLAMDLEKIALEDDYFVSRKLYPNVDFYTGLIYRAMGFPTDFFTVLFAIGRLPGWIAQYREQLELNTKINRPRQIYTGETLRKVTPRDQR; encoded by the coding sequence GTGGCTTCTGAGAACAAGGTAACTCTCCAGTACCCCGGCGGCGAGTACGAGATGGACATCAAGCAGTCCACCGAGGGTGACTCCGGTTTTGACATCGGCAAGCTCCGCAACGAGACCGGCCTGGTCACCTTCGACCCGGGTTATGCTGCAACCGGCTCCACCGAGTCGAAGATCACCTTTATTAACGGCGAGGAAGGCATCCTGCGCCACCGTGGTTACGACATCGCGGACCTGGCTGAGAACGCCACCTTCAACGAGGTGTCTTACCTCTTGATTAAGGGCCACCTGCCAAACCAGGAAGAGCTCTCCGCTTTCAATGACGATATCCGTCACCACACCCTCCTGGATGAGGACTTCAAGGCGCAGTTCAACATCTTCCCGCGCAACGCGCACCCGATGGCTGTGCTGGCTTCCTCGGTGAACATTCTGTCCACCTACTACCAGGACCAGCTGGACCCGCTGGATGAGAAGCAGCTCGACAAGGCAACCGTGCGCCTGCTGGCTAAGGTGCCGATGCTGGCTGCTTACGCTTACCGTGCTTCCCAGGGCAAGCCTTACATGTACCCGGACAACAAGCTGAACGCTCGCGAGAACTTCCTGCGCATGATGTTCGGTTACCCGACCGAGGAGTACGAGGTTGACCCGGTCGTTGCTAAGGCACTCGATAAGCTCCTTATCCTGCATGCTGACCACGAGCAGAACTGCTCCACCTCCACCGTCCGCATGATCGGTTCCGCACAGGCTAACCTGTTCGTTTCCGTTGCAGGCGGCATCAACGCTCTGTCTGGCCCGCTGCACGGTGGCGCTAACCAGGCAGTGCTGGAGATGCTGGATGATATCCAGCAGAACAACGACGGCGACGCTACCGACTTCATGAACCGCGTGAAGAACAAGGAAAAGGGCGTCCGCCTGATGGGCTTCGGCCACCGCGTGTACAAGAACTACGACCCGCGCGCAGCCATCGTCAAGGAGACCGCACACGAGATCATCGAGCACCTGGGCGGCGACCCGATGCTGGATCTCGCAATGGACCTGGAGAAGATCGCTCTCGAGGACGACTACTTCGTCTCCCGCAAGCTGTACCCGAACGTCGACTTCTACACCGGCCTGATCTACCGCGCCATGGGCTTCCCGACGGACTTCTTCACCGTCCTGTTCGCCATCGGCCGTCTGCCGGGCTGGATCGCTCAGTACCGCGAGCAGCTTGAGCTCAACACCAAGATCAACCGTCCTCGCCAGATTTACACCGGCGAGACCCTGCGCAAGGTTACCCCGCGTGACCAGCGCTAA
- a CDS encoding FKBP-type peptidyl-prolyl cis-trans isomerase, with protein MDKPVIEAHTEPAPTDLVIEDIVVGDGAEAQPGGVVEVHYVGVEYETNQEFDSSWDRGQSIEFPLTGLIAGWQEGIPGMKVGGRRQLIIPPEKAYGPAGGAHPLSGRTLVFVIDLIRA; from the coding sequence ATGGATAAGCCTGTAATTGAAGCGCACACTGAGCCGGCGCCTACCGATCTCGTCATTGAAGACATCGTGGTGGGTGACGGAGCAGAGGCGCAGCCGGGCGGTGTCGTTGAGGTCCACTACGTCGGCGTCGAGTACGAGACCAACCAGGAGTTCGACTCCTCCTGGGACCGCGGTCAGTCCATTGAGTTCCCGCTGACCGGCCTGATCGCCGGCTGGCAGGAAGGTATCCCGGGCATGAAGGTGGGCGGCCGTCGTCAGCTCATCATTCCGCCGGAGAAGGCCTATGGCCCTGCCGGTGGTGCACACCCGCTGTCTGGTCGCACCCTGGTCTTTGTTATTGACCTGATTCGCGCCTAA